TCGATAAACTGCAAAAACGCATTCCCGAACGGATTATCGAACACGCTGTTAAGGGAATGCTCCCGAAAAATAGCTTAGGTCGGAAATTGTTCACGAAACTGAAAGTTTATGCCGGTGCGGAACATCCCCATCAGGCACAACAACCGGAAGTTTTAGCGATTAATACGATTCCCGCAGGAGGAAATTAAGTCAATGCAAGCCACGGACAGTAAAAATAAGGTAGTTTATTGGGGAACGGGACGACGCAAATCAGCGGTCGCTTCCGTGCGTCTGGTGCCGGGGACGGGGGCAATTACCGTTAACGGTCGCGACGGGGAAACCCATTTTAATCGCATTCCCACCTATATCCAGACGATTAAGGCTCCTCTGGAGACTTTGGGACTAGAAAACGAGTACGATATCATTGTTAAGGCCGAGGGCGGTGGTTTGACCGGTCAGGCGGATGCGGTGAAATTAGGTGTCGCTAGAGCTTTATGTCAATTGGCCCCGGAAAATCGTCCTCCCCTCAAGAGTGAAGGTTATCTGACTCGGGATCCCCGGGCGAAGGAACGGAAAAAATACGGTCTTCACAAAGCGCGCAAAGCGCCTCAATACTCGAAACGTTAGGTTAATAGAGAGGTTTATTATGCCGAAAAAAATTCATCCTACTTGGTATCCGGAAGCCAAGGTGATCTGTAATGGTGAACTGGTGATGACGGTGGGTTCGACAAAACCAGAAATTCATGTGGAGGTTTGGTCGGGTAATCATCCTTTTTATACGGGAACCCAGAAGA
This portion of the Microcystis aeruginosa NIES-2549 genome encodes:
- the rpmE gene encoding 50S ribosomal protein L31; translation: MPKKIHPTWYPEAKVICNGELVMTVGSTKPEIHVEVWSGNHPFYTGTQKMIDTEGRVDRFLRKYKMGDKSSKKADQK
- the rpsI gene encoding 30S ribosomal protein S9 encodes the protein MQATDSKNKVVYWGTGRRKSAVASVRLVPGTGAITVNGRDGETHFNRIPTYIQTIKAPLETLGLENEYDIIVKAEGGGLTGQADAVKLGVARALCQLAPENRPPLKSEGYLTRDPRAKERKKYGLHKARKAPQYSKR